The Mercurialis annua linkage group LG8, ddMerAnnu1.2, whole genome shotgun sequence genome window below encodes:
- the LOC126659993 gene encoding pumilio homolog 1-like: MITDTYSKILPEISMRSMLKNEDLSKLIREQRLQQELVSEREKELNIYRSGSAPPTVEGSLNSIGGLKASGNSIKGGFLSEEEIRSDPSYVNYYYSNVNLNPRLPPPLLSKEDWRFSQRLHGGGSVNSAVGDRRKGGGGGGGGRGGENEGNRSLFAVQPGFGGGIDENGNGDGGGVEWGGDGLIGLPGLGLGGRQKSIAEIFQDDMGHANPTSRHPSRPASRNAFDDDVDNSDAQFAQLHNLTTADALRAAANKHGVSVVTNVGATASHSYASALGASLSRSTTPDPQLAARAPSPRIPPIGGGRPNSTDKRDVSSSHSFKGVSSSLNESAELAAALSGLNLSTLDEENHPHSHSQHSADDHHNLFHLQDDQNHIKQQPFLNKSVSSANSYLKGPSTPTFNGRGGSPSNHQNVDNMNSSFANYGLSGYPMNPSSPSMVTSQLGSGNFPPLFENAAASAMGGTGLDSRALGALGPNLMAAAAELQNLSRVGNQNAGNALQMPLMDPLYLQYLRSNEYAAAQLAALSDPTMDREYLGNSYMDLLQKAYLGAVLSPQKSQFGVPYLGKSGSMNHNYYGNPAFGLGMSYPGSPIGGPLLPNSPIGSGSPVRHGERNMRFATGMRNLSGGVMGPWHSETGSNLDENFPSSLLDEFKSNKTRCFELSEIASHVVEFSADQYGSRFIQQKLETATMDEKNMVFNEIMPQALSLMTDVFGNYVIQKFFEHGSAAQVRELADQLTGHVLTLSLQMYGCRVIQKAIEVVELDQQTKMVAELDGHIMRCVRDQNGNHVIQKCIECVPEDAIQFIVSTFYDQVVTLSTHPYGCRVIQRVLEHCHDATTQHIMMDEILKSVLMLAQDQYGNYVVQHVLEHGKSDERSSIIKKLTGQIVQMSQQKFASNVIEKCLTFGSPEERQALVNEMLGTTDENEPLQAMMKDQFANYVVQKVLETCDDQQLELILNRIKVHLNALKKYTYGKHIVARVEKLVAAGERRISFLTLHTAA; this comes from the exons ATGATCACAGATACATATTCAAAGATTTTACCTGAAATTTCAATGCGATCAATGCTCAAAAACGAGGATTTGAGCAAACTGATAAGAGAACAGAGGCTACAACAGGAGTTAGTAAGTGAAAGAGAGAAGGAACTTAATATTTACAGAAGTGGCTCTGCTCCACCTACAGTTGAAGGTTCTTTGAACTCCATTGGAGGGTTAAAAGCTAGTGGTAATTCTATTAAAGGTGGATTCTTGAGTGAGGAAGAGATAAGGTCGGATCCGAGTTACGTAAATTATTACTATTCCAATGTTAATTTAAATCCTAGGTTGCCCCCTCCTTTGTTGTCTAAGGAGGATTGGAGGTTTTCGCAGCGGTTACACGGAGGTGGTAGTGTTAATTCTGCTGTTGGAGATAGGAGgaaaggaggaggaggaggtggtggtggtAGAGGTGGTGAAAATGAAGGGAATAGGTCACTTTTTGCTGTGCAGCCGGGGTTTGGTGGAGGAATTGACGAGAATGGGAATGGAGACGGCGGGGGCGTTGAGTGGGGTGGAGATGGTTTGATTGGGTTGCCAGGGTTGGGCCTAGGAGGTAGGCAGAAAAGCATTGCTGAAATCTTTCAG GATGACATGGGTCATGCAAATCCCACCTCAAGGCATCCTTCACGTCCAGCTAGTCGCAATGCATTTGATGACGATGTAGATAATTCTGATGCCCAGTTTGCTCAGCTGCACAATTTAACGACAGCTGATGCTTTGCGTGCTGCGGCAAATAAACATGGTGTTTCTGTAGTTACAAATGTTGGTGCTACAGCTTCTCATTCCTATGCTTCTGCATTAGGTGCCTCTCTGTCAAGAAGCACTACACCTGATCCGCAACTTGCGGCTAGGGCTCCTAGTCCTCGCATTCCACCTATTGGAGGAGGTAGACCCAATTCTACTGATAAAAGAGATGTGAGCAGTTCACACTCATTTAAGGGTGTTTCATCAAGCTTGAATGAATCCGCTGAGCTAGCAGCTGCTTTGTCTGGATTGAATCTGTCAACTCTTGATGAAGAGAACCACCCGCATTCACACAGTCAACATAGTGCTGATGATCATCATAATCTCTTCCATTTGCAAGATGACCAGAACCATATAAAGCAACAGCCATTTTTGAATAAGTCTGTTTCATCTGCTAACTCTTATCTAAAAGGCCCCTCAACACCAACTTTCAATGGCAGAGGAGGGTCTCCTTCTAACCATCAGAATGTCGATAATATGAATTCTTCATTTGCAAACTATGGCTTGAGTGGGTATCCTATGAACCCTTCATCTCCATCTATGGTTACTAGCCAACTTGGAAGTGGGAATTTTCCACCGTTATTCGAAAATGCTGCTGCATCTGCAATGGGAGGAACTGGATTGGATTCTAGAGCGCTGGGTGCTTTAGGACCAAACCTAATGGCTGCTGCAGCAGAATTACAGAATCTCAGCAGAGTTGGAAATCAGAATGCAGGTAATGCTCTTCAGATGCCCCTGATGGACCCCTTGTATCTTCAGTATCTGAGGTCAAATGAATATGCTGCTGCACAGCTTGCAGCTCTTAGTGATCCGACAATGGATAGGGAGTATCTTGGAAATTCATACATGGATCTGCTCCAGAAAGCTTACTTAGGAGCAGTGCTTTCGCCTCAAAAATCACAATTTGGTGTACCGTATCTCGGCAAATCTGGTAGTATGAATCATAATTACTATGGTAATCCAGCATTTGGTCTTGGTATGTCCTATCCTGGAAGTCCCATAGGGGGTCCTCTTCTTCCGAATTCTCCTATTGGGTCGGGCAGTCCTGTCAGGCACGGTGAAAGAAACATGCGTTTTGCTACTGGGATGAGGAATCTGTCTGGTGGTGTCATGGGACCTTGGCATTCAGAAACTGGTAGCAACCTTGATGAAAATTTTCCTTCCTCTTTGTTGGATGAGTTCAAAAGCAATAAAACTAGATGTTTCGAACTCTCAGAAATTGCGAGTCATGTTGTTGAATTCAG TGCTGATCAATATGGGAGTCGCTTTATTCAGCAAAAACTTGAAACTGCTACTATGGACGAGAAAAACATGGTCTTCAATGAAATTATGCCCCAAGCCCTATCTTTAATGACAGATGTTTTTGGTAATTATGTGATTCAAAAG TTTTTTGAGCATGGATCTGCCGCCCAAGTCAGAGAATTGGCTGATCAGCTAACCGGGCATGTATTGACTCTTAGCCTTCAGATGTATGGCTGCCGAGTGATCCAAAAG GCCATAGAAGTGGTTGAGCTGGACCAGCAGACAAAAATGGTGGCAGAGCTTGATGGCCATATAATGCGTTGTGTGCGCGATCAGAATGGGAACCATGTCATCCAGAAGTGTATTGAATGTGTTCCTGAAGATGCGATACAGTTTATTGTTTCAACATTCTATGATCAAGTTGTGACACTTTCCACTCATCCATATGGTTGTCGAGTCATTCAG AGAGTCCTGGAACATTGCCATGATGCAACAACCCAGCATATAATGATGGATGAGATTTTGAAATCTGTTCTTATGCTGGCTCAAGATCAGTATGGAAACTATGTTGTACAG CATGTGCTGGAACATGGTAAATCCGACGAACGGTCATCAATTATTAAGAAATTAACTGGGCAGATAGTTCAAATGAGCCAGCAGAAGTTTGCCTCCAATGTTATAGAGAAGTGCTTAACATTCGGCAGTCCTGAAGAACGCCAGGCCTTGGTGAATGAGATGCTCGGTACCACTGATGAAAATGAGCCCCTTCAG GCTATGATGAAAGATCAGTTTGCTAATTACGTTGTACAGAAAGTGCTGGAAACTTGTGATGACCAGCAACTTGAACTAATCCTTAATCGAATAAAGGTTCACTTAAATGCTCTGAAGAAGTATACTTACGGGAAGCATATAGTTGCACGTGTAGAGAAACTTGTCGCAGCTGGAG AGAGGAGGATCAGCTTCCTTACCCTGCACACTGCTGCTTAG